Below is a window of Malus domestica chromosome 13, GDT2T_hap1 DNA.
GATGTCTGCtggatcttttttttctttttttgttatatgatgttctttttttctttaactaatatatttaGTTGAAGTTCTTTTATCAAGTTGTTGACCAAATTCATGCTTCTATTATAGGCGATGAGCTTCTCTCGGACTCGTTTCCATACAGGGAAATCCACAATGGAGTGCTCTGGGAGGTTGATGGCAAGGTGAGTTGGTTGATTctttggttttatttattttcgttCCCCTCTTGTTGAACTGTCtttgtaattttattattaGTTTAACCACTCATTAGAAATATTTAGCTGTGTTTGCAATGTAATTTGAAGGTTGAATGTATAAGTTTAAGCTTTTTCCTGATGGGTGTAGTCAAGGTGGTTGTTATTGAACTTTGTGGTTATAGGTTTATTCTGATATGGATCACCTGTATAAGGTTAATATGTTGATTGTTATGAATTGCGTAGTTGATTTACTGTAAGTTGTTTGAATGATTTTTGGTTTGCAGTGGGTTGTTCAAGGAGCTGTTGATGTAGACATTGGTGCAAATCCATCTGCTGAAGGTGGAGGTGAGGATGAGGGTGTTGATGATCAAGCCGTCAAGGTTGTTGACATTGTTGACACATTTAGACTTCAGGTATGTGGTGCTTACTGTACTGTTGCTCTCCAAGGTTCTTTGTGAGTAGAAATTGATTGTTATTGTCTGATGCTTGCAGGAGCAACCTCCATACGACAAAAAGCAGTTTGTCACATGGGTGAAGAGGTATATCAAACTGTTGACACCCAAGTTGGAGGGGGAGGGCCAAGAGGTGTTCAAGAAGAACATTGAGGCAGCAACCAAGTTTCTGCTTGGGAAGCTCAGCGACCTCCAATTGTAAGTTTTGTTGATACTGCGCCCATGGTGATTGATTGTTCCGTAATCATAAACTAATGTCATGATCCTATCAGTTGGGGTTCACTCGTTTCTATGTTACTCAAATGATATTAACATTGAATCGGATGTTGTTTGCAGCTTTGTTGGGGAGAGCATGCATGATGATGGCGGTTTGGTCTTTGCGTACTACAAGGAGGGCGCGACCGACCCAACATTTATCTACTTTGGTCATGGGTTGAAGGAGGTCAAGTGCTAAGCAATTGGCCGAGAGAGCTCCAAGCAGAATGCATGTTGTAATCCTAGTCTATATTATTGCTTTCTTTactttttatgtttaaaattggGGGATGAGGAGTCTATTTTTGCTTTGTTTCGTTAGAATATTGGCTTTATGCCTATCTTGGTTTTAATGGCTTTTCAACTTGGATTTCTAATTTATGTGGTTCTAAATTTTGATTGCGAAATAACATTGTGTTCTACATTTTACCACCTGCAAGTCACTTGCTTTCGTACGCCGTCAAACGGTTGAAGGTGTGAATTGTTGGAACTGGTAATAGTTCTAGTTCATCTTTCAATTTCACCATCAAATCTTTATATGTCCCCTTTTCTTCACGCATTTTCCGGAGGTCTGGAGAGAGCCGCAATCATTAGGATTTTTCTAATCTTCTTGTGAAATTTCATTTTTCCGCGGGAACCACAAGATTCGATTTAGCTGTAAGAAGAATGCTCGGCGAATGGATGAGTACTGagtttctttgtccttgtcaaACCTGGGATTTTACTGTAATTTGAATGCCTCCGGTAGTTTGGAATATTCCGAGGATAATCGGTCCTTGTTTACAAATAGACCATCTGACTTTGGACTGAGAAACTTTAGCATTATGGTTAATAATatgaagttttaacaaaacacttccgTATTGTTcgcttttaacgaaaaatcacatttttaccttttcctaatactattcactacacttttatttgtcatttttccatTAAAACTGAAGTTTTTTttagacttttcgttagttttcctttaataataatattcatCTCCATTAAGAATGAACATGAATCCTTTCCGGACCCCAATATCCTAAACCTAAGAATCAAATCATCCGggttgttgaaatttgattcaacggctacaaacaggggattcctctaaagttataataattgtagccattagatcaaattttaacggtCTGGATTAAATGATCCCTAGGCTTAGGATATTGAGATCCAGTGAGGATCCGGGTTCATTAGGAATTTATAGATTTTATGTTCGACTCTCATGGAAAATTCCCACTATCGTTACCTAGTGATATTCTTATTTACTATTGAGTAAAAAAATCTTAAGTTTGAATGTCGTAAATGACAAGTTCGTAATCAATTTATTCTCTCCAcctcttagtgtaaatactaaatatatttttgtatttttgcatTTATTTGTTTTGCTTAATGTTGCCTCAGAGGGATGTGCTTAGATCTatttgttaaaacttaaatccGTTTGAGAACCGTAGTAGCATGAAATTATGAACAAGGTGCCATGTTTTAGTCGGTCAATTTTCGATGGTTGGATCACAGAAGTTGATATAGATTGGGAAAGAAAATCGTATATACAAAATTCAATAGTAGCCAAATAGTATAGTGCTTGACAGGTCTCTCTCTTCACCATCATCAGGGAAACAGTTTGCATGGTGAGTACAATAGTTGCTTATACTTTTCAAAACCGTCCTGCAAATACATATTTAAATTGTGTCACATATTAACTAACACATTTTTTATACGAGATTCGAGGAGTGTTAAGATCAGTCACGCACACGAAGGTGAGTTGATTACGACCATTTTAGTTTTGTGGACTCTACAAAACATGAATGACTATATTAGCTCATTGACACGTGTATAATTGATCATAACATTTCCTAGAACCTGCATTAATTAGATTCAATTTTGCTAATTAATTATATCCTCGCTAATTAGTTTTGAATAACAAACAACAAGAAGAAGCTTAACTAATTGATGTAGGTTTAGGAGGTGGTGTTTGAGGTTAATTTAGTTGGAGTGCTTGGGGTGGTAACGGTTGGAGAGGATAGTAGCGTGCTAGTGCTTAATGCCGGTCGTATATATGCAATGGATGCAGTCGAGTCAAGTGGTAATATTATTCGGAGTAAGATtcattcccttctttttttacttcctcttccttcttctcctatttgaacggtcacggttaagccacgttaacatcttatattaattttttataaaaagagaaagacaaaatagagaatgtgaaAGGAGGGGATAGaaagaggaggggagagaatcataGTCCATATTATTCATCCTACATTTTTGGCAGCTGCTTGggttttaaaattaaaagatgACGCCTAGACCTGCTTTGTCACCCCTAGCCCATCTAGGCGCGTAGGAGCTAGGGTCAAACCCGCTGCCTGACTAGCACCTAGTGTCTTTTAGAACTT
It encodes the following:
- the LOC103423984 gene encoding translationally-controlled tumor protein homolog, which encodes MLVYQDLLTGDELLSDSFPYREIHNGVLWEVDGKWVVQGAVDVDIGANPSAEGGGEDEGVDDQAVKVVDIVDTFRLQEQPPYDKKQFVTWVKRYIKLLTPKLEGEGQEVFKKNIEAATKFLLGKLSDLQFFVGESMHDDGGLVFAYYKEGATDPTFIYFGHGLKEVKC